From a region of the Sesamum indicum cultivar Zhongzhi No. 13 linkage group LG3, S_indicum_v1.0, whole genome shotgun sequence genome:
- the LOC105158379 gene encoding palmitoyl-monogalactosyldiacylglycerol delta-7 desaturase, chloroplastic, with protein sequence MALLVPSPSRAKPFQFSPLHTPNLKPNSSKTTQKHKQSLHYATEARFAHNCLKNGFFSKGKYESSRRVMAIVRAASVPLSGDEKDSSFGRILLSDVVVQRRRNVYWGRKWNSLDVATVGVVVAMHLLCVLAPFTFNWGAFWVAVGLYVITGLLGITLSFHRNLSHRSFKLPKWLEYLFAYCGVQALQGNPIDWVSTHRHHHQFCDSEKDPHSPLEGFWFSHMSWLFDTKAILERCGEPNNVGDLEKQPFYKFLQTTYIIHPLALGALLYAVGGVPYIVWGMGVRIVWVYHITWLVNSACHVWGNQAWNTGDLSRNNWWVAMLAFGEGWHNNHHAFEYSARHGLEWWQIDMTWYVVRLLQAIGLATDVKLPTTAQKQRMAFSS encoded by the exons ATGGCTCTCTTGGTGCCATCACCGTCCAGGGCCAAACCCTTCCAATTTTCACCCCTTCACACCCCCAACCTCAAACCCAATTCCTCTAAAACCACACAAAAGCATAAACAATCACTGCATTATGCAACAGAAGCAAGATTTGCACACAATTGCCTCAAAAATGGTTTCTTTTCCAAAGGAAAATATGAAAGTAGCAGAAGGGTGATGGCAATTGTCAGAGCAGCATCTGTCCCACTGTCAGGAGATGAAAAAGATTCAAGCTTTGGTAGAATTCTGCTGTCTGATGTGGTGGTGCAGAGGAGGAGGAATGTGTACTGGGGCAGAAAGTGGAATTCTTTGGATGTGGCCACGGTTGGGGTGGTTGTTGCTATGCATTTACTATGTGTTCTTGCTCCTTTCACATTCAACTGGGGTGCCTTTTGGGTTGCTGTTGGATTGTATGTGATCACTGGGCTTCTGGGAATCACTCTTTCTTTCCATAGAAATCTTTCTCATAGAAGTTTCAAGCTTCCCAAATGGCTTGAGTACCTTTTTGCATATTGTGGTGTTCAAGCCCTTCAG GGTAATCCAATTGATTGGGTGAGCACACATAGGCACCACCATCAGTTTTGTGACTCTGAAAAAGACCCTCACAGCCCCCTTGAAGGATTTTGGTTTAGTCACATGAGTTGGCTGTTTGACACAAAAGCCATTCTTGAAAGG TGTGGGGAGCCCAACAATGTTGGAGACTTAGAGAAGCAGCCCTTTTACAAGTTTCTTCAAACCACTTACATAATTCATCCATTGGCTCTTGGAGCTCTACTGTATGCAGTGGGAGGGGTTCCCTACATTGTGTGGGGAATG GGCGTGAGAATCGTGTGGGTGTACCACATCACTTGGCTGGTGAACTCCGCTTGCCATGTTTGGGGAAACCAGGCGTGGAACACTGGTGATCTATCTCGAAATAATTG GTGGGTGGCAATGCTTGCATTTGGAGAGGGCTGGCATAATAACCACCACGCGTTTGAGTATTCAGCTAGGCACGGACTTGAATGGTGGCAAATAGATATGACTTGGTATGTCGTTAGGCTTCTTCAAGCTATTGGATTGGCCACGGATGTCAAGCTACCGACCACGGCCCAAAAGCAACGTATGGCTTTTAGCAGTTAA
- the LOC105158375 gene encoding SNF1-related protein kinase regulatory subunit gamma-like PV42a, whose product MQATKMEEKTTEVCGGASTPQPQRLRDKKVKDLIPDKKRLVEVPYTASLSDTMNALLANRVVAVPVAAPPGHWIGAGGSMILEADKQTGAARKHYIGMVTMLDVLAHIAGNDADPADVDGGDLDKKMQVPVSSIIGHCLESLSLWTLNSNTSILDCMEVFSKGIHRALVPVDSNMENVSGVELVESASSYRMVTQMDLLKFLKAHEHELRGILVRPVRELGAVSDIVFGVTDKTKVIDAIRCMNRASLNAVPIVESAEDIEEDHGQLINAKDRKVVGTFSATDLRGCPILLLQSCLQQDVMDFIRKLCGIALHEGSGLRDSTKELITCRPESLLREVIDKVVKNHVHRVWVVNESGLLVGLISLTDIIRAARVWMLSEPA is encoded by the exons ATGCAAGCCACGAAGATGGAAGAAAAAACCACCGAAGTCTGCGGCGGCGCTTCCACCCCTCAGCCGCAAAGACTGAGGGACAAGAAAGTGAAGGACTTGATACCAGACAAGAAAAGATTGGTGGAGGTGCCGTACACTGCTTCGCTTTCCGACACGATGAACGCCCTCCTCGCCAACCGGGTCGTGGCGGTGCCTGTGGCTGCGCCGCCGGGGCACTGGATAGGTGCCGGCGGTTCAATGATATTGGAAGCGGATAAGCAGACTGGGGCGGCGAGAAAGCACTATATAGGGATGGTGACGATGCTGGATGTGCTGGCTCATATTGCGGGGAACGATGCTGATCCAGCGGATGTTGACGGCGGGGATCTGGACAAGAAGATGCAGGTTCCGGTGTCGTCGATTATTGGGCATTGTCTTGAGAGCCTTAGCTTGTGGACACTCAACTCCAATACAAG CATACTTGATTGTATGGAAGTGTTTAGCAAAGGAATACATCGAGCATTAGTTCCGGTCGACAGCAACATGGAAAATGTATCTGGAGTGGAGCTTGTGGAATCTGCATCGAGCTATCGTATGGTTACGCAGATGGATCTCCTCAAGTTCTTGAAGGCACACGAGCATGAGCTAAGAGGTATTCTAGTGCGCCCCGTCAGAGAACTTGGGGCGGTGAGTGATATTGTTTTTGGGGTCACAGATAAGACTAAAGTGATCGATGCAATTAGGTGTATGAACAGAGCATCACTTAATGCCGTGCCAATTGTTGAGTCGGCAGAGGACATCGAGGAGGATCATGGCCAGCTTATAAAT GCAAAAGACAGGAAGGTGGTCGGAACATTTTCCGCCACAGACCTCCGAGGCTGCCCAATACTGCTACTGCAATCCTGCTTGCAACAGGATGTTATGGATTTCATCCGTAAACTATGTGGGATCGCTCTGCATGAAGGGTCTGGCTTAAGAGACTCAACTAAAGAACTCATCACCTGCCGCCCCGAATCCCTCCTCCGTGAGGTGATCGACAAAGTTGTCAAGAATCACGTTCATCGAGTTTGGGTCGTTAATGAATCGGGCTTACTCGTTGGCCTGATTTCCTTGACGGATATAATCAGAGCCGCACGAGTGTGGATGCTCTCAGAGCCTGCTTAA
- the LOC105158378 gene encoding uncharacterized protein LOC105158378 yields MAATAATSTSLLNSSKQIPAASGRIPAATSLGAPLRTQCYPIKKRLTKINRKVIAAASVAAAPVEEIKEYVLPTWAEFDLGRAPLYWKTMNGLPPTAGERLKLFYNPAATKLAPNEEFGIAFNGGFNQPIMCGGEPRAMLQKVRGKADPPIYTIQICIPKHALSLIFSFTNGTEWDGPYRLQFQVPKAWRNRPIEFFTEGLAEELSREGACEQAIFPDTNVVITRCAMIGNLTLEGGDRCNLDLVLGCTDPSSPMFNPLATVDDGSCPPYSDSED; encoded by the exons ATGGCTGCAACAGCAGCTACAAGTACTTCACTTCTCAATTCTTCAAAGCAAATTCCAGCTGCCTCTGGTAGAATTCCAG CTGCTACTTCTCTGGGTGCACCCTTGAGGACCCAATGTTATCCAATTAAGAAAAGATTAACTAAGATCAACAGAAAAGTCATTGCTGCTGCTTCGGTTGCAGCAGCTCCTGTCGAGGAAATTAAAGA ATATGTGCTTCCTACATGGGCTGAATTCGACCTTGGAAGAGCACCCCTCTATTGGAAAACCATGAACGGCCTCCCTCCTACCGCT GGAGAGAGATTAAAGCTATTCTACAATCCAGCTGCAACCAAACTCGCACCAAATGAAGAATTTGGAATTGCCTTTAACG GAGGTTTCAACCAGCCCATCATGTGCGGTGGTGAGCCAAGAGCGATGCTCCAGAAAGTTAGAGGAAAAGCCGATCCTCCTATCTACACCATCCAAATATGCATCCCAAAGCACG CATTgagtttgatattttcatttacCAACGGAACCGAGTGGGATGGTCCCTACAGACTGCAGTTTCAAGTGCCAAAGGCTTGGAGGAATAGaccaattgaatttttcactGAG GGTCTTGCGGAGGAGTTGAGTAGAGAAGGTGCCTGCGAACAAGCAATCTTTCCAGACACAAACGTTGTTATCACAAGATGTGCCATGATTGGCAACTTAACATTGGAAGGA GGTGACCGTTGCAATCTTGATCTTGTACTCGGATGTACAGATCCATCCTCGCCCATGTTCAATCCACTAGCCACCGTAGATGATGGCTCTTGCCCTCCTTACTCGGATTCAGAGGATTAG
- the LOC105158376 gene encoding phosphatidylcholine:diacylglycerol cholinephosphotransferase 1 — MNGATATPRLRSARDRKSKPPPPRPTNAHLPNGANLLNGAVPRPRDSPDMTQKRSSSTANDICCRLGNAHFLKWRARDVLGVLRYHPVPCAFAASVLFFMAVEYTLRMIPPMAPPFDLGFVATTTLHQLLAARPALNTILAGLNTVFVGMQTTYILWTWLIEGRPRSTIAALFMFTSRGILGYATQLPLPEGFLGSGADFPVGNVSFFLFYSGHVAASVIASLDMKRMQRWELAYTFDALNVLQVIRLLTTRGHYTIDLAVGVGAGILFDSLAGKYEDGKKTAGNYVKAQNMVI; from the exons ATGAACGGAGCCACTGCCACTCCCCGCCTCCGTTCAGCACGTGACAGGAAATCcaaaccaccaccaccacgaCCCACTAACGCCCACCTCCCTAACGGTGCCAATCTCCTTAACGGTGCCGTCCCACGCCCCCGAGATTCTCCAGATATGACCCAGAAAAGATCGTCCTCGACAGCTAACGACATTTGCTGCCGCCTGGGCAACGCTCATTTCCTGAAATGGAGGGCGAGGGATGTATTGGGTGTGCTGCGGTACCACCCCGTACCCTGCGCCTTCGCGGCGTCCGTTTTGTTCTTTATGGCCGTTGAATACACTCTCCGCATGATCCCGCCTATGGCGCCGCCGTTCGATCTAGGCTTCGTCGCCACCACTACCCTCCACCAGTTGCTCGCCGCTAGACCTGCTCTTAACACGATTCTCGCTGGCCTAAACAcg GTATTTGTGGGGATGCAAACGACGTATATCCTATGGACGTGGCTAATTGAGGGGCGGCCAAGATCCACCATTGCAGCACTGTTCATGTTCACAAGTAGGGGAATTCTTGGATATGCCACTCAGCTCCCACTGCCTGAG GGATTCTTGGGCTCAGGCGCGGATTTTCCGGTCGGAAATGTTTCGTTTTTCCTATTCTATTCAGGCCATGTTGCTGCCTCAGTTATTGCATCATTAGACATGAAACGGATGCAAAGATGGGAACTGGCGTACACTTTCGACGCCTTGAACGTCTTGCAAGTTATCAGGTTGCTGACTACAAGAGGCCACTACACAATTGACTTGGCAGTCGGAGTTGGGGCTGGAATACTGTTCGATTCCCTGGCGGGGAAATATGAAGACGGCAAGAAAACAGCAGGTAATTATGTAAAGGCGCAAAATATGGTGATTTAG